The following are encoded together in the Mesoterricola sediminis genome:
- a CDS encoding DEAD/DEAH box helicase: MTFDELGLLPELLRAVSDQGYETPTPVQAQAIPIILSGRDLLAGAQTGTGKTAGFVLPILQLLAPDANSSTSPARHPVRCLILTPTRELCMQVEESVRTYGRHLPLRSTSIFGGVNINPQVKALRSGVEILVATPGRLLDHHQQGNLNFSHLRFLVLDEADRMLDMGFIRDIRKILALLPANRQNLLFSATFSDEIRDLASAFLKSPANVDVARRNAPAELVDQIVHPVARDRKRALLSHLVRANRMSQVLVFTRTKHGANRLSDQLETDGIASMAIHGNKSQPQRIKALQDFKDGKITVLVATDIAARGLDIDQLPHVVNYELPYVPEDYVHRIGRTGRAGTEGQALSLVCVDEQKLLKDIEKLLKRNLPAVVVPGFEPDPAEKPEPIVLGRGGGRGGGRGPRPGGGARPAGSGRGPARPRR, encoded by the coding sequence ACGAACTCGGCCTACTGCCGGAGCTGCTGCGCGCTGTCAGCGACCAGGGCTACGAGACCCCCACCCCCGTCCAGGCCCAGGCCATTCCCATCATCCTCTCCGGCCGCGACCTGCTCGCCGGCGCCCAGACCGGGACCGGCAAGACGGCCGGCTTCGTGCTGCCCATCCTGCAGCTGCTGGCCCCCGACGCCAACAGCAGCACCTCCCCCGCTCGTCACCCCGTGCGCTGCCTCATCCTCACCCCCACCCGGGAGCTGTGCATGCAGGTGGAGGAGAGTGTCCGCACCTACGGCCGCCACCTTCCCCTGCGCAGCACCTCCATCTTCGGCGGGGTCAACATCAACCCCCAGGTGAAGGCCCTCCGGTCGGGCGTCGAGATCCTGGTGGCCACACCCGGTCGTTTGCTCGACCACCACCAGCAGGGCAACCTGAACTTCTCCCACCTGCGCTTCCTCGTCCTGGACGAGGCCGACCGCATGCTGGACATGGGCTTCATCCGGGACATCCGCAAGATCCTGGCCCTGCTCCCCGCCAACCGCCAGAACCTGCTCTTCAGCGCCACCTTCAGCGACGAGATCCGGGACCTGGCCAGCGCCTTCCTCAAGTCCCCGGCCAACGTGGACGTGGCCCGGCGCAACGCCCCCGCCGAGCTGGTGGACCAGATCGTCCACCCCGTGGCCCGGGACCGCAAGCGCGCCCTCCTCAGCCACCTGGTCCGCGCCAACCGCATGAGCCAGGTGCTGGTCTTCACCCGCACCAAGCACGGCGCCAACCGCCTCTCCGACCAGCTGGAGACCGACGGCATCGCCTCCATGGCCATCCACGGCAACAAGAGCCAGCCCCAGCGCATCAAGGCCCTCCAGGACTTCAAGGACGGCAAGATCACCGTGCTGGTGGCCACCGACATCGCCGCCCGGGGCCTGGACATCGACCAGCTGCCCCACGTGGTGAACTACGAGCTGCCCTACGTCCCCGAGGACTACGTCCACCGCATCGGCCGCACCGGCCGGGCCGGCACGGAGGGCCAGGCCCTCAGCCTGGTCTGCGTGGACGAGCAGAAGCTTCTCAAGGACATCGAGAAGCTCCTCAAGCGCAACCTGCCCGCCGTGGTGGTGCCGGGCTTCGAGCCCGACCCCGCCGAGAAGCCCGAGCCCATCGTCCTGGGCCGCGGCGGCGGCAGGGGCGGCGGCCGCGGTCCCCGTCCCGGCGGAGGCGCGCGACCCGCCGGCTCCGGCCGCGGTCCCGCCCGGCCCCGGCGCTAG
- a CDS encoding serine/threonine-protein kinase translates to MALRLLLLLPALVAQNQPTFYAAWEDGRDAERHGHWAAALAAYQRAVALRPTPAARVIIYGNNLLEGYYPYTRLARCNLELGRLDAAASALAQAEREGEPTGEGHALAQRLAALRPKEAPARDAHPRDAAPAAAPAGAVQTAPPPAAPPHPVPSPAPAQALTPAPVQTEPRLPVRQASAPPPSRAAEPAPVLPPPAAAPVPPPPVRQVPWGLLGLAAAAAAVGGAYLLGRRRPRPAADAPVFGPYRTERLLGRGGFASTYLARRDGDPSPVALKVLHPFRQDDPEFQARFRQEARLGALLDHPNIVRILDQGQAEDAPWLAMEYVEGRRLDAILRETSPLPLARVADIGLQVAEAMASAHARGIVHRDLKPANIMLVGTRVKVMDFGIARVVDAETLTTTYAFLGTPLYAAPELQTLTQVGPSADAYALGIILFEMLTGRPPFQGDTPFEILDQHRRTELPDPAPLRPGAPGPLVGLIRSLAGKDPGLRPDDARILAVLGALVRP, encoded by the coding sequence ATGGCGCTGCGCCTCCTCCTGCTCCTGCCCGCCCTCGTGGCCCAGAACCAGCCGACCTTCTACGCGGCCTGGGAGGACGGCCGGGACGCCGAACGCCATGGGCATTGGGCCGCCGCCCTCGCGGCCTACCAGCGGGCCGTCGCCCTGCGGCCCACCCCCGCCGCCCGGGTGATCATCTACGGCAACAACCTGCTGGAGGGCTACTACCCCTACACCCGCCTCGCCCGCTGCAACCTGGAGCTCGGCCGCCTGGATGCGGCAGCGTCCGCCCTGGCCCAGGCGGAGCGGGAAGGGGAGCCCACCGGCGAAGGCCATGCCCTGGCCCAGCGGCTGGCGGCCCTCCGACCCAAGGAGGCCCCGGCCCGGGACGCCCATCCCCGCGACGCGGCCCCCGCCGCGGCCCCCGCGGGCGCCGTTCAGACGGCACCCCCTCCGGCGGCTCCCCCCCACCCGGTGCCTTCCCCCGCGCCCGCCCAGGCCCTGACCCCGGCCCCGGTCCAAACGGAGCCGCGCCTCCCCGTCCGGCAGGCATCCGCCCCTCCGCCCTCCCGCGCCGCGGAACCCGCCCCCGTTCTCCCCCCGCCCGCCGCGGCCCCGGTCCCGCCCCCCCCGGTCCGGCAAGTCCCCTGGGGCCTCCTGGGGCTGGCCGCGGCCGCGGCCGCCGTGGGCGGAGCCTACCTCCTGGGCCGCCGCAGGCCCCGCCCCGCCGCCGACGCCCCCGTCTTCGGCCCCTACCGGACCGAACGGCTCCTGGGGCGGGGCGGCTTCGCCTCCACGTACCTCGCCCGCCGGGACGGCGATCCCTCGCCCGTGGCCCTCAAGGTCCTCCACCCCTTCCGCCAGGACGACCCGGAATTCCAGGCCCGGTTCCGCCAGGAGGCCCGCCTCGGGGCCCTCCTCGACCATCCCAATATCGTCCGCATCCTGGACCAGGGCCAGGCGGAGGATGCGCCCTGGCTCGCCATGGAGTACGTCGAAGGCCGGCGCCTGGACGCGATCCTGCGGGAGACCTCGCCCCTCCCCCTGGCGCGGGTGGCCGACATCGGCCTCCAGGTGGCGGAGGCCATGGCCAGCGCCCATGCGCGCGGCATCGTCCACCGCGACCTGAAGCCCGCGAACATCATGCTCGTGGGAACCCGGGTGAAGGTGATGGACTTCGGGATCGCCCGGGTCGTCGACGCCGAGACGCTCACGACCACGTACGCCTTCCTCGGCACGCCGCTCTACGCGGCGCCGGAGCTCCAGACCCTCACCCAGGTGGGCCCCTCCGCCGACGCCTACGCCCTCGGCATCATCCTCTTCGAGATGCTCACGGGCCGGCCCCCCTTCCAGGGCGACACCCCCTTCGAGATCCTCGACCAGCACCGCCGCACCGAGCTGCCCGATCCCGCCCCGCTGCGCCCCGGGGCCCCCGGACCCCTCGTCGGCCTGATCCGGTCCCTGGCCGGGAAGGATCCCGGACTCCGCCCGGACGACGCGCGGATCCTCGCCGTCCTCGGCGCCCTGGTGCGGCCTTGA
- a CDS encoding PAS domain-containing hybrid sensor histidine kinase/response regulator, with translation MTRQGALPREGLEGRVLQEVLESLPLPVHYTDLHGAVAGCNRALEQFLGRPRREIIGRRITELFPAEEAQVLALKDEGLLRSGGRQVFRLDHQGPAGPRHLLAGKALWIDAQGGVAGVVTQLQDITEFRDLEAEHLESEGRMRALLEGLQEREAQFRALFVAGNGIKLLLAPEGGWILDANPAAEAYLGYDLGTLRTLSFRDLGPDEAEGDMRGVVESGSGRFVRKLRTAAGEERNVEVYAAPVEIKGRTYIWATLHDITDGVQAEAALRLSEDRLRSLAESIQAVIFRFERDGACTYVNGHYERLTGLPPGPVLARKWTKVIHPQDRERILDGWRTARKLGQVHETEFRLLDARGEEVWVLGRTTPERGPDGAITGFLTTCTDITRLRRAEEALRLAAKHESLGLMAGAIANDFNNILQAVWSSLDLLESGAGDAGQRAQALAWARGSLSRGKRITRFIEEYSGQGVGNPVSLDLGRHLQAFVADQGVPGGQVRLAFEAEPGLPRVLIDPDQLTHCLKAMVANALEALGPGPGSVRLQARKPAPCADRDGVWILRPQPGPCVELAVENDGPAIPREELPRIFDPYYTTKEAGRGLGLSSVLGILRAHGAGLHVESLPGTGVRIRVVLAVGGRVSSDLADLPAGPGAILVVDDQPEVLLVISHLLQGFLDRPILTASSGEEALAIARERGGDLGAVLMDANMPGMDGTAAFQAMQALVPGLPGILISGCDREQGLALARTYGFSGFVKKPFESEALREVFAALL, from the coding sequence ATGACCCGCCAGGGCGCCCTGCCGCGGGAGGGCCTGGAAGGGCGTGTGCTCCAGGAGGTCCTGGAGAGCCTGCCGCTCCCGGTCCACTACACGGACCTCCACGGCGCGGTGGCCGGATGCAACCGGGCCCTGGAGCAGTTCCTGGGGCGCCCCCGGCGGGAGATCATCGGCCGGCGGATCACCGAGCTCTTCCCCGCCGAGGAGGCCCAGGTGCTCGCCCTGAAGGACGAGGGCCTGCTGCGTTCCGGCGGCCGCCAGGTCTTTCGGTTGGACCACCAGGGGCCCGCGGGCCCGCGCCACCTCCTGGCGGGCAAGGCGCTTTGGATCGACGCCCAGGGCGGCGTGGCCGGGGTGGTGACGCAGCTGCAGGACATCACGGAATTCCGGGACCTGGAGGCCGAGCACCTGGAGAGCGAGGGCCGCATGCGGGCCCTGCTGGAGGGGCTCCAGGAGCGGGAGGCCCAGTTCAGGGCCCTCTTCGTGGCCGGGAACGGCATCAAGCTGCTCCTCGCCCCGGAGGGGGGCTGGATCCTGGACGCCAACCCCGCCGCCGAGGCCTACCTGGGATACGACCTGGGGACGCTGCGCACCCTGAGCTTCCGGGACCTGGGGCCCGACGAGGCCGAAGGCGACATGCGGGGGGTGGTCGAGTCCGGCAGCGGGCGGTTCGTGCGCAAGTTGCGGACCGCGGCCGGGGAGGAGCGGAACGTGGAGGTCTACGCCGCCCCCGTCGAGATCAAGGGCCGGACCTACATCTGGGCGACCCTCCACGACATCACGGACGGGGTCCAGGCCGAGGCCGCCCTGCGGCTCAGCGAGGACCGGCTGCGGTCCCTGGCCGAATCCATCCAGGCCGTCATCTTCCGGTTCGAGCGGGACGGCGCCTGCACCTACGTGAACGGCCACTACGAGCGCCTCACGGGCCTGCCGCCGGGGCCGGTCCTGGCCCGGAAGTGGACGAAGGTCATCCATCCGCAGGACCGGGAGCGGATCCTGGACGGGTGGCGGACGGCCCGCAAGCTGGGGCAGGTCCACGAGACCGAGTTCCGTCTCCTCGACGCCCGCGGCGAGGAGGTGTGGGTCCTGGGGCGCACCACGCCCGAGCGGGGTCCCGACGGCGCGATCACCGGGTTCCTCACCACCTGCACCGACATCACGCGGCTCCGCCGGGCCGAGGAGGCCCTGCGCCTCGCGGCGAAGCACGAGAGCCTCGGCCTCATGGCGGGGGCCATCGCCAACGACTTCAACAACATCCTGCAGGCCGTGTGGTCCAGCCTGGACCTCCTGGAGTCGGGCGCCGGCGACGCCGGCCAGCGCGCCCAGGCCCTGGCCTGGGCCCGGGGCTCCCTCTCCCGGGGCAAGCGGATCACGCGCTTCATCGAGGAGTACAGCGGCCAGGGCGTGGGGAACCCCGTCTCCCTGGACCTGGGCCGGCACCTGCAGGCCTTCGTGGCGGACCAGGGCGTGCCGGGGGGCCAGGTCCGGCTCGCCTTCGAGGCCGAGCCCGGGCTGCCCCGGGTGCTCATCGACCCGGACCAGCTGACCCACTGCCTCAAGGCCATGGTGGCCAACGCGCTGGAGGCCCTGGGTCCGGGGCCGGGCTCCGTCCGGCTCCAGGCGCGGAAGCCCGCCCCCTGCGCCGACCGGGACGGCGTCTGGATCCTCCGGCCCCAGCCGGGTCCCTGCGTGGAACTGGCGGTGGAGAACGACGGGCCCGCCATCCCCCGGGAGGAGCTGCCGCGGATCTTCGATCCCTACTACACCACCAAGGAGGCCGGGCGCGGCCTGGGGCTCTCCTCGGTCCTGGGCATCCTCCGCGCCCACGGGGCCGGGCTGCACGTGGAGAGCCTGCCGGGGACGGGGGTCCGGATCCGGGTCGTCCTGGCCGTGGGGGGCCGGGTCTCCTCCGATCTGGCGGATCTCCCCGCCGGCCCCGGGGCCATCCTCGTCGTGGACGACCAGCCCGAGGTGCTCCTGGTGATCTCCCACCTGCTGCAGGGCTTCCTGGACCGGCCCATCCTCACCGCCTCCAGCGGCGAGGAGGCCCTGGCCATCGCCCGGGAGCGCGGCGGCGACCTGGGGGCGGTGCTCATGGACGCCAACATGCCGGGCATGGACGGCACCGCCGCCTTCCAGGCGATGCAGGCCCTCGTGCCGGGCCTGCCGGGCATCCTCATCTCAGGCTGCGACCGGGAGCAGGGCCTGGCCCTCGCCCGGACCTACGGATTCTCGGGCTTCGTGAAGAAGCCCTTCGAATCCGAGGCCCTGCGGGAGGTCTTCGCGGCGCTGCTTTAG
- the deoC gene encoding deoxyribose-phosphate aldolase: MTNSAPTNLTPRQRDLAAMIDHTLLKPDASAPEVDRLCAEARAYGFCSVCVNTYWVPFCRERLAGSSVKVCTVVGFPLGAMDSRSKAAETAEAVAQGAGEIDMVINVGAIKSGDWATVEADVRGVVEAASGRPVKVILETGLLTDEEKVRACQASVAAGAAFVKTSTGFSKGGATEADIALMRRTVGAGLGVKASGGVRTLEDAEKMIAAGASRIGASSGIAIVTGGVGSGY; encoded by the coding sequence ATGACGAACTCCGCTCCCACGAACCTCACGCCCCGGCAGCGGGATCTCGCCGCCATGATCGACCACACCCTCCTCAAGCCCGACGCCTCGGCGCCCGAGGTCGACCGGCTCTGCGCCGAGGCCCGCGCCTACGGCTTCTGCTCGGTGTGCGTCAACACCTACTGGGTGCCCTTCTGCCGCGAGCGCCTCGCCGGTTCCAGCGTGAAGGTCTGCACGGTGGTGGGCTTCCCCCTGGGCGCCATGGACAGCCGCTCCAAGGCCGCCGAGACGGCCGAGGCCGTGGCCCAGGGCGCGGGCGAGATCGACATGGTCATCAACGTCGGGGCCATCAAGTCGGGCGACTGGGCCACGGTCGAGGCCGATGTCCGCGGTGTCGTGGAAGCCGCCTCCGGGCGGCCCGTGAAGGTCATCCTCGAGACCGGCCTGCTCACGGACGAGGAGAAGGTGCGGGCCTGCCAGGCGAGCGTCGCCGCCGGGGCCGCCTTCGTGAAGACCTCCACCGGCTTCTCCAAGGGCGGGGCCACCGAGGCCGACATCGCCCTCATGCGCCGCACGGTGGGCGCCGGCCTCGGGGTCAAGGCCTCGGGCGGGGTGCGCACCCTCGAGGACGCCGAGAAGATGATCGCCGCGGGCGCCAGCCGCATCGGCGCCAGCTCGGGCATCGCCATCGTCACCGGCGGCGTCGGCTCCGGCTACTGA
- a CDS encoding OmpP1/FadL family transporter, giving the protein MLQTFRHLRPVLLLLGAAGASRAQMAPIGSIISEQSRTAFSIQGAGARALGLGGAFIALADDATAVSFNPAGLAQMLRPEASLVGRGINRGVAFQDAETTAGSRTLLAGDSLISNTRFDPLLAAATVPLRVGGRTLAIQLSVQRIFPLGEGDSRDLQEQPADGSPARRLRQDISQDGQIDLYSFAAAYEVSQRVLLGLSANLWRGAWSLSSRSTSTSAQGSSYLDFGQTSRFEGANFNLGLLWRWPTWSLGITRRTGFHADYTYATRLATSARPDPVASQPYTTGLHWPSTTGVGFAYRPSDRWLVTADVVSTPWSDTRYMSGRPALDGVNFFNLNRGGASPDATQVHLGVEHLFLPGSGRVIPLRLGWSREPQPVTDRLTGQQRVIQSVSAGTGLKRGAWTFDVAYRYGWGRRAASQFLDPEQILSGTSVRTLGTETLTEHRVDLSLIVQFDRSPVQDLLHHLFVGD; this is encoded by the coding sequence ATGCTCCAGACCTTCCGCCATCTCCGCCCCGTCCTCCTCCTCCTGGGGGCCGCAGGCGCCTCCCGGGCCCAGATGGCGCCCATCGGTTCCATCATCTCCGAGCAGTCCCGGACCGCGTTCAGCATCCAGGGCGCCGGGGCCCGCGCCCTCGGCCTGGGGGGCGCCTTCATCGCCCTGGCCGACGACGCCACCGCGGTCTCCTTCAATCCCGCCGGCCTGGCCCAGATGCTGCGGCCCGAAGCGAGCCTCGTCGGCCGCGGCATCAACCGCGGCGTCGCCTTCCAGGACGCCGAGACCACGGCGGGATCGCGGACCCTCCTCGCGGGCGACTCCCTCATCTCCAACACCCGGTTCGATCCCCTCCTGGCCGCCGCCACCGTGCCCCTGCGCGTGGGCGGGCGCACCCTGGCGATCCAGCTGTCCGTGCAGCGGATCTTCCCGCTGGGCGAAGGGGACTCCCGGGACCTGCAGGAGCAGCCCGCGGACGGGAGCCCCGCCCGGAGGCTCCGGCAGGACATCTCCCAGGACGGGCAGATCGACCTCTATTCCTTCGCCGCCGCCTACGAGGTCTCCCAGCGGGTGCTCCTCGGGCTCTCCGCGAACCTCTGGCGCGGCGCCTGGAGCCTCTCCTCCCGGAGCACGAGCACCTCGGCCCAGGGCTCCTCCTACCTCGATTTCGGGCAGACCAGCCGGTTCGAGGGGGCCAACTTCAACCTGGGCCTCCTCTGGCGCTGGCCCACCTGGAGCCTGGGCATCACCCGGCGCACCGGCTTCCACGCCGACTACACCTACGCCACGCGCCTCGCCACCAGCGCCAGGCCCGACCCCGTGGCCTCGCAGCCCTACACCACCGGCCTCCACTGGCCCAGCACCACGGGCGTCGGCTTCGCCTACCGGCCCTCGGACCGGTGGCTCGTGACGGCCGACGTGGTCTCCACCCCATGGTCCGACACCCGGTACATGAGCGGACGGCCGGCCCTGGACGGGGTCAACTTCTTCAACCTGAACCGGGGCGGGGCCAGCCCGGACGCGACCCAGGTCCACCTGGGCGTCGAGCACCTCTTCCTGCCCGGCTCCGGCCGCGTCATCCCCCTTCGCCTGGGCTGGAGCCGCGAGCCCCAGCCCGTCACCGACCGCCTCACCGGCCAGCAGCGGGTCATCCAGAGCGTGAGCGCCGGCACGGGGCTCAAGCGCGGCGCCTGGACCTTCGACGTGGCCTACCGCTATGGCTGGGGCCGCCGCGCCGCCAGCCAGTTCCTGGATCCCGAGCAGATCCTCTCCGGCACCAGCGTGCGCACCCTCGGCACCGAGACGCTCACGGAGCACCGGGTGGACCTGAGCCTCATCGTGCAGTTCGACCGGAGCCCCGTCCAGGACCTGCTGCACCACCTCTTCGTCGGGGATTGA
- a CDS encoding acyltransferase: MPWLYFVLKDRHRAWAQAWQEEVQARLRDQETVEIGPGCFVAPEARIFGEPGRPVVLGPGCAVAADAFLHGPITLGRDVSVNARAVLDGGARGITVGDGTRIASGAALYAFDHGMDPDRPVRDQPVASRGIRIGEDVWIGANAGVTDGVAIGDHAVVGMGAVVTRDVPPWAIVGGVPARVIGDRRKR; encoded by the coding sequence ATGCCCTGGCTCTACTTCGTCCTCAAGGACCGGCACCGCGCCTGGGCCCAGGCGTGGCAGGAGGAGGTGCAGGCGCGCCTCCGGGACCAGGAGACCGTGGAGATCGGGCCGGGCTGCTTCGTCGCCCCGGAGGCGCGGATCTTCGGGGAACCGGGCCGGCCCGTGGTGCTCGGCCCGGGCTGCGCCGTGGCGGCGGACGCCTTCCTCCACGGCCCCATCACCCTGGGGCGGGACGTGTCCGTGAACGCGCGGGCGGTCCTGGACGGCGGGGCCCGGGGCATCACGGTGGGGGATGGCACCCGCATCGCCTCGGGAGCCGCCCTCTACGCCTTCGACCACGGCATGGACCCGGACCGGCCCGTGCGGGACCAGCCCGTCGCCTCCCGGGGGATCCGCATCGGGGAGGACGTCTGGATCGGCGCCAACGCCGGAGTCACCGACGGGGTGGCCATCGGCGACCACGCGGTGGTGGGGATGGGGGCCGTGGTCACCCGCGACGTGCCCCCCTGGGCCATCGTCGGGGGGGTGCCGGCCCGGGTGATCGGGGACCGCAGGAAAAGGTAG